In Oscillatoria sp. FACHB-1406, the genomic window CTCGCTGTTCTTGCTTGAGCCATTGCATCAGTTTCGCACTCCCAATGTTTAATTTCCGCATAGGTTTCCGAACTCGAGCCTCTCTTTTTACGGAGAACAATTATGGGGAATAAATATTAGCGCATAATTCTCTTTGTACGGCGGTTCTAGGATTTCCGTCAAGTTGTCATCCATAGATACAGATATACGCTTGCGTACTTTAAAGGGCTTTGCTGTTGGGGAATCGGGACTCGCGATACTGCCTAAAACTGTTGATGCTAGACAATTTGCGTCGAGCAGTCAAGGAAATCTCAAATTGGTCGCTAAATCTGCTAGTATATTTTCGCTACAGAAAAAATAATCCCCAAAAAGGTTTAACGTTGAAAGTTTAATAACCCAGTTAGTAGAGTCATGACCAGAACAAGACAAAGGGCAACAGGGTTTGCACGCGATTTTCGCGACTTTATTGCTAAGGGGAACGTGGTCGATCTTGCCGTTGCCGTTATAATTGGCGGTGCTTTTGGCAAAATCATTACCTCGTTCGTAGAAGATATTGTTATGCCGGGATTAATTAATCCGGCGTTGGGCGCAACCGGAGATGCTTGGCGAGAGTTAACGCTCGGACCGCTTTTAATCGGGAAGTTTTTAGGCACTGTTGTCGATTTCTTAATTATTGCCTTCGTAATTTTTCTGGTGATTCGCGCGATTGAAAACTTTAAGCGGAAAGAAGTTGCCGATCCCGATGCGACACCAGCAGATGCGAATTTACTGGCTCAAGAACGTTTGACGACCGCAATCGAACGCCTGACTCAAGTTATGGAATCCCGCCAGTAAAGGGTTTGGTCGCGATTCGCTGCCCTTCCCGCCCGCCAACGTAGTACAATGCCCACTAGCAAGTTCTACTTAATGGTGCGATCGTTATGACCGAGGCGGCTCGAATTCCTGTCGTTGTCAATGGTGCGGCGGGGAAAATGGGGAGGGAAGTTGTTAAGGCTGTCTCCCAAGCGAAAGATATGATGTTATTGGGAGCAGTCGATAAAAGTCCGGACTGCGAGGGACAAGATGCCGGAATTGTAGCGGGCTGCGGCGAGCTAGAAGTCCCAATCCTCAGCGATTTGCAAAGCGTTTTGGTGTTAGCAACGCAGCAAGAAATTCAAGGGGTAATGGTAGATTTTACCCATCCTGATGGCGTTTATGATAACGTCCGCAGCGCGATCGCGTATGGCGTTCGTCCGGTTGTCGGCACTACCGGCTTAACCGTCGAACAAATTGAAGATTTAGCAGCATTTGCTGAAAAAGCAAGCACAGGGGCAATTATTGCCCCTAATTTCAGTATTGGTGTAATTTTGATGCAGCAAGCTGCCTTACAAGCTTCTAAGTATTTCGATTGCGTCGAAATTATCGAACTTCACCACAACCAAAAAGCGGATGCGCCCAGCGGTACGGCGATTAAAACCGCACAAATGCTCGCTGAAATGGGCAAAACTTACAATCCCGCCCTTGTCGAGGAAAAAGAGACTCTGGCGGGCGCGCGCGGTTGTACGGCGGATGAAAATATTCGCATCCACAGCGTTCGCCTTCCGGGTTTAATCGCCCATCAAGAAATTCTTTTCGGTTCTGCGGGGCAGCTTTATACCCTGCGTCACGATACCACCGATCGCGCTTCTTTCATGCCGGGAGTTTTACTCGCGATTCGCCAAGTCGTCCAGCTTAAAAGCTTGGTTTACGGGCTGGAAAAAGTAATATGAATGATGAGTTATGAGTTATGAGTTATGAGTTATGAGTTATGAGTTATGAGTTATGAGTTATGAGTTATGAGTTATGAGTTATGAGTTATGAGTTATGAATGACAAATGATGAGGTATTAATTACGAATTACGAATTACGAATTACGAATTACGAATTACGAATTACGAATTACGAATTACGAATTACGAATTACGAACTACGAATTACGAATTACGAATTACGAATTACGAATTACGAATTACGAATTACGAACTACGAATTACGAATTATGTTGATTCCGCTGACTCGTGCCAAATTTGAACAATTAGTTCCCGCGATCGCAACGGGCGCGCAATATATTCACTATTGGGGCAAACTGCGCGACTTTCTAAGACGACTGCTCATTTCTTTTATCGCCGTTATCATACTTTGGGTAGTGGGGCAGGTCTTTGGC contains:
- the mscL gene encoding large conductance mechanosensitive channel protein MscL, whose protein sequence is MTRTRQRATGFARDFRDFIAKGNVVDLAVAVIIGGAFGKIITSFVEDIVMPGLINPALGATGDAWRELTLGPLLIGKFLGTVVDFLIIAFVIFLVIRAIENFKRKEVADPDATPADANLLAQERLTTAIERLTQVMESRQ
- the dapB gene encoding 4-hydroxy-tetrahydrodipicolinate reductase codes for the protein MTEAARIPVVVNGAAGKMGREVVKAVSQAKDMMLLGAVDKSPDCEGQDAGIVAGCGELEVPILSDLQSVLVLATQQEIQGVMVDFTHPDGVYDNVRSAIAYGVRPVVGTTGLTVEQIEDLAAFAEKASTGAIIAPNFSIGVILMQQAALQASKYFDCVEIIELHHNQKADAPSGTAIKTAQMLAEMGKTYNPALVEEKETLAGARGCTADENIRIHSVRLPGLIAHQEILFGSAGQLYTLRHDTTDRASFMPGVLLAIRQVVQLKSLVYGLEKVI